A part of Magnetospirillum sp. genomic DNA contains:
- a CDS encoding sulfite exporter TauE/SafE family protein, whose protein sequence is MGLPTDPTFYLVAATTIFVISFLKGGFGGGFATLGIPFLSLVMDPLDAAIVMAPLVALQDVFALNAYPPRTWSKPNLVRLAPALLVGLGLGFLAFVYVDQRYVVLAIALITLVFTLRWFANRLLRSTAPLPPPTLPSFPSAMLWGSMAGFTTFVAHSGGPPLQIYLLRQRLDKTVFAGTAAAFFAMGNTIKIGPYMWLGALEPHLLWTALALAPTVPLGVWMGRKWHDRIAEPTLYLVCYTLLLLGGLKLLYDAISGFLR, encoded by the coding sequence ATGGGTTTGCCGACCGATCCGACATTCTATCTCGTTGCCGCAACGACGATCTTCGTCATCTCGTTCCTCAAAGGCGGTTTCGGCGGCGGTTTTGCGACGCTCGGGATTCCGTTTCTTTCGCTTGTCATGGACCCGCTCGATGCCGCGATCGTTATGGCGCCTTTGGTTGCATTGCAGGATGTGTTCGCGCTGAACGCCTATCCGCCGCGCACCTGGAGCAAACCGAATCTCGTGCGGCTCGCACCGGCCTTGCTCGTCGGGCTCGGGCTCGGATTTTTGGCCTTCGTCTATGTCGACCAGCGCTATGTGGTGCTCGCCATCGCGCTGATCACGCTGGTCTTCACCTTGCGCTGGTTTGCGAACCGGCTCTTGCGGAGCACGGCGCCGTTGCCGCCGCCCACGCTTCCGAGTTTTCCAAGCGCCATGCTGTGGGGCAGCATGGCCGGCTTCACGACATTCGTGGCGCATTCGGGCGGGCCGCCTTTGCAGATCTATCTGCTGCGCCAGCGGCTCGACAAAACGGTGTTCGCGGGCACGGCAGCGGCGTTTTTCGCGATGGGGAACACGATCAAGATCGGTCCCTATATGTGGCTCGGCGCGCTCGAGCCGCATCTTTTGTGGACCGCGTTGGCGCTCGCACCCACCGTGCCGCTCGGCGTGTGGATGGGGCGCAAATGGCATGACCGCATCGCCGAACCCACGCTCTATTTGGTCTGCTACACGCTGCTGCTGCTCGGCGGCCTGAAGCTTCTTTACGATGCGATCAGCGGCTTCTTGCGCTAA
- a CDS encoding FAD-binding oxidoreductase encodes MFFDTIDFSARRPTVRARIPAVRGRLVGMRKAEVCVVGAGYAGLSSALHLAQAGYDTVVLEADSVGAGASGRNGGQVMPGYAADPHALLAALGARPASQLWALSVEAVAKTRALAGTSCDIDAKVAIVAADRASHAEIERAVAVRRDVFGDRLIALHDAPSLARAVAVANQQGGAIDARAFALDPQKYVQSLAKRVREAGTTIHEASPALRLSRANGMWTIDTPTGSVRAAHVVLAANVDNAGLATDTNRLAAPVRTFMLETAPSPLVGRALAGVAAGFDTTASLHYFRRTADGRLQFGGGGWPGRIAPPLADMYLRRKMARVFPQLAHLAVARQWSGLVDVTTDGLPRFARADGLIRLLGFCGHGIALATLAGQLVADAIDDQSDRLALFTRLDQKRNWPTAAGRTAQLAIQSFAPSMARFLKLASA; translated from the coding sequence ATGTTTTTCGATACGATCGATTTCTCCGCGCGCCGCCCGACGGTGCGAGCGCGCATCCCCGCCGTGCGCGGTCGCCTTGTCGGTATGCGCAAAGCCGAAGTGTGCGTCGTGGGTGCAGGCTATGCGGGCCTGTCCAGCGCCTTGCATTTGGCGCAAGCCGGCTACGACACAGTGGTGCTCGAAGCCGACAGCGTGGGTGCAGGCGCGTCCGGGCGCAATGGCGGCCAAGTCATGCCAGGTTATGCCGCCGACCCGCACGCCTTGCTGGCTGCCCTGGGGGCACGGCCGGCATCGCAGCTCTGGGCTTTGTCGGTCGAAGCTGTCGCCAAGACACGCGCCCTTGCCGGCACGAGCTGCGACATCGACGCGAAGGTCGCAATCGTCGCGGCCGACCGTGCGAGCCATGCCGAAATCGAACGCGCCGTTGCCGTGCGCCGCGACGTTTTCGGCGACCGCCTAATCGCGTTGCACGACGCGCCCAGCCTTGCCCGCGCGGTTGCGGTCGCAAACCAGCAAGGCGGCGCCATCGATGCGCGCGCCTTCGCCCTCGACCCGCAGAAATACGTGCAGAGCCTTGCAAAGCGCGTGCGCGAGGCCGGCACCACGATCCACGAGGCAAGCCCTGCCCTGCGGCTTTCGCGGGCCAACGGAATGTGGACGATCGACACGCCGACGGGCAGCGTGCGCGCGGCCCACGTCGTACTCGCGGCCAACGTCGACAATGCGGGCCTTGCGACCGATACCAATCGCCTCGCCGCACCGGTGCGCACTTTCATGCTCGAGACGGCGCCCTCGCCCCTGGTCGGCCGAGCGCTGGCGGGCGTTGCCGCCGGTTTCGACACGACCGCAAGCCTGCACTATTTCCGGCGCACGGCCGACGGGCGTCTGCAGTTCGGCGGCGGCGGCTGGCCGGGCCGCATCGCCCCGCCGCTCGCCGATATGTATCTGCGGCGCAAGATGGCGCGCGTGTTCCCGCAGCTCGCCCATCTGGCGGTGGCACGCCAATGGAGCGGCCTCGTCGACGTGACGACCGACGGCTTGCCGCGCTTTGCGCGCGCGGACGGCCTCATCCGCCTGTTGGGCTTCTGCGGCCACGGCATCGCGCTGGCAACACTCGCAGGCCAGCTCGTTGCGGACGCGATCGACGACCAGTCGGACAGGCTTGCCCTGTTCACGCGGCTCGACCAGAAACGCAATTGGCCGACGGCAGCGGGCCGAACCGCACAGCTCGCGATTCAAAGCTTTGCGCCGTCAATGGCGCGGTTCCTCAAGCTGGCCAGCGCATAA
- a CDS encoding CaiB/BaiF CoA-transferase family protein: MPALPLTGLRVFDLTRILAGPSCTQLLGDLGADVIKIERAGAGDDTRKWGPPYVKDAAGNDTSESAYYLSANRNKRSITLDLSKPEGQKLARRLIAKSDIMIENFKVGDLAKFGLDYATLSREFPRLVYCSITGFGQTGPYAPRAGYDMLAQALGGIMSITGPAHDGPGSQPYKVGVGIADLMTGMYAAVAILAALRHRDSTGEGQHIDMALLDTQVAWLANEGLNYLVSGKTPVRRGNAHPNIVPYEVFACADGFVILAIGNDGQFAKFCAFAGRAELAADPRYATNPARVANRAELVAIVNGITGAKPQSHWVEGLAKAGVPCSPVNDIAQVFEDPQVKARNMQIAMPHASGQDVPLIASPIKMSKTPPAYRHPPPTCGQHTDAILEELLALSSSEIAALRKDGIV; this comes from the coding sequence ATGCCCGCTCTGCCGCTGACCGGTCTTCGCGTGTTCGACCTTACGCGCATTCTCGCAGGTCCGAGCTGCACGCAGCTGCTGGGCGATCTCGGGGCCGACGTGATCAAGATCGAACGCGCGGGTGCCGGCGACGACACGCGCAAATGGGGGCCTCCTTACGTCAAAGACGCGGCCGGCAACGACACGTCGGAGAGCGCTTATTATCTATCGGCCAACCGCAACAAGCGGTCGATCACGCTCGATTTGTCGAAACCCGAGGGCCAGAAACTGGCGCGCCGGCTGATCGCCAAATCCGACATCATGATCGAGAATTTCAAGGTCGGCGATCTCGCCAAATTCGGGCTCGACTACGCCACGCTGTCGCGCGAGTTCCCGCGTCTTGTGTACTGCTCGATTACCGGTTTTGGCCAGACAGGGCCTTACGCGCCGCGCGCGGGCTACGACATGCTGGCCCAAGCTCTCGGCGGCATCATGTCGATCACCGGGCCTGCGCATGATGGCCCCGGCAGCCAGCCCTACAAAGTGGGGGTGGGCATTGCCGACCTCATGACCGGCATGTATGCGGCCGTAGCGATCCTCGCGGCCTTGCGCCACCGCGACAGTACGGGCGAAGGCCAGCATATCGACATGGCCCTCCTCGACACGCAGGTTGCGTGGCTAGCCAACGAAGGGCTCAATTATCTCGTGTCCGGCAAGACGCCCGTGCGCCGGGGCAACGCGCACCCAAACATCGTGCCCTACGAAGTCTTCGCTTGCGCCGACGGTTTCGTCATTCTGGCGATCGGCAATGACGGCCAGTTCGCCAAATTTTGTGCCTTTGCCGGTCGCGCGGAGCTTGCCGCAGATCCGCGCTACGCAACCAACCCTGCGCGAGTCGCCAACCGCGCCGAACTCGTGGCGATCGTGAACGGCATTACGGGTGCGAAACCGCAGAGCCATTGGGTCGAAGGCCTCGCGAAAGCCGGCGTGCCGTGCTCGCCCGTCAACGACATCGCGCAGGTTTTCGAAGACCCGCAGGTCAAAGCGCGCAACATGCAGATCGCGATGCCGCACGCCTCGGGCCAGGACGTGCCTTTGATCGCAAGCCCGATCAAGATGTCGAAGACGCCGCCCGCATATCGCCATCCCCCGCCCACCTGCGGCCAGCACACCGACGCGATCCTTGAAGAGCTTCTGGCACTTTCGTCGTCCGAAATCGCCGCCTTGCGCAAAGACGGCATCGTCTGA
- a CDS encoding YcnI family protein, translating to MLKTVHAAALAAAALGCVLVAGHATAHVTLEQQQAVAGSTYKAVLRVPHGCEGSPTIRLRVQIPDGMTNVKPMPKAGWELSTVRGKLATPVAGDHGAQITEGVREVVWSGGRLLDEHYDEFVLRGTLPNKAGETIHFPTVSECERGVERWIEIPAAGKSSGDYRFPAPSLRLTPRN from the coding sequence ATGTTGAAGACCGTTCATGCGGCGGCCCTTGCGGCCGCTGCTCTTGGCTGCGTGCTCGTTGCTGGCCATGCCACTGCCCATGTCACACTCGAACAGCAGCAAGCCGTTGCCGGCAGCACCTACAAGGCGGTGCTGCGCGTGCCGCACGGCTGCGAGGGCTCGCCCACAATCCGACTGCGCGTGCAGATCCCCGACGGCATGACCAACGTCAAACCGATGCCGAAGGCGGGCTGGGAGCTTTCGACCGTGCGCGGCAAACTCGCCACACCGGTTGCGGGCGACCACGGCGCGCAAATCACCGAAGGTGTGCGCGAGGTGGTCTGGAGCGGCGGTCGCCTCCTCGACGAGCACTACGACGAGTTCGTGCTGCGCGGCACACTGCCCAACAAGGCGGGGGAAACGATCCATTTCCCGACCGTGTCGGAATGCGAACGCGGCGTGGAGCGCTGGATCGAGATTCCGGCCGCCGGAAAGTCGTCCGGCGACTATCGCTTCCCTGCCCCGTCCTTGCGCCTGACGCCGCGCAATTGA
- a CDS encoding copper resistance protein CopC, whose protein sequence is MSGSRKKRIGHAAILAIAAWLWASAAFAHAVLLGTSPADGTALAQSPQRIVFAFNETVVPADVRILDANGTLHAGPTGAEVKDGAVTLTLAAPLPPGQYVAAYRVASADTHPISGAIRFSVGETAPDISGTIDNTDYADRWTALSIIVRFVRDTGLAVGIGGAFFVLLVAPAATAIASIRLALGAAALASLAGAMVAGARLAAPTSPLSPSFWQTTLSLSAAVAAATILLGLFASWFALRMGSKTLALLGLVLAALGTALTGHAATGDSVALLAQTAHSLAAFVWLGALVPLLRLAQTASAPAIQIAAQRFLGLALAIVPIALAGAVILVVARVPIELAGSAYGLLALAKTVLLGGLLAVAAQNRWRLVPKLVADTAARVHFVRNMRIDILLAAALLGVTALLSHTPPPSHSALHAHAPSAGRSVALMREGHQLTVVVEGATIDLYLAAPDLSAFDPLETILAISQPGLGIETLKLPLQHRAPGHYQARLSGIAARGKWQLRVEALVTDFKKILFETEIDLGSASS, encoded by the coding sequence TTGAGCGGCAGCCGCAAAAAACGCATTGGCCATGCCGCGATCCTCGCGATCGCGGCATGGCTTTGGGCGTCGGCGGCCTTTGCGCACGCCGTCCTGCTCGGCACGTCGCCTGCCGACGGGACGGCGCTGGCGCAGAGTCCGCAACGCATCGTGTTCGCGTTCAACGAAACGGTCGTGCCCGCCGATGTGCGGATCCTCGATGCCAACGGAACGCTGCATGCGGGGCCAACAGGTGCGGAAGTCAAAGACGGTGCGGTAACGCTGACGCTCGCGGCACCCTTGCCGCCGGGCCAGTATGTCGCAGCCTATCGCGTTGCCTCGGCGGACACGCATCCGATCTCCGGCGCCATTCGCTTTTCGGTCGGCGAAACGGCACCCGACATATCGGGCACGATCGACAACACCGACTACGCGGATCGCTGGACGGCACTCTCCATCATCGTGCGCTTCGTGCGCGATACGGGCCTTGCCGTCGGAATCGGCGGCGCATTTTTTGTTCTGCTGGTCGCTCCGGCCGCGACGGCGATCGCATCGATCCGGTTGGCCCTCGGTGCGGCGGCCTTGGCGAGCCTCGCGGGGGCCATGGTCGCCGGTGCGCGTCTGGCAGCGCCAACCTCGCCCCTGTCGCCATCGTTCTGGCAAACGACCTTGAGCCTTTCGGCCGCGGTTGCCGCCGCTACCATTCTGCTTGGCCTCTTTGCTTCGTGGTTCGCACTGCGGATGGGGTCGAAAACGCTGGCGCTCCTCGGCCTTGTCTTGGCCGCACTCGGCACCGCGCTGACCGGCCACGCCGCAACCGGCGACAGCGTCGCGTTGCTTGCGCAGACCGCGCATAGTCTTGCCGCCTTCGTGTGGCTCGGTGCGCTGGTGCCGTTGTTGCGCCTTGCGCAAACCGCTTCGGCGCCCGCAATTCAAATAGCAGCACAGCGTTTTTTGGGGCTGGCGCTCGCGATCGTGCCGATCGCCCTAGCGGGTGCCGTCATCCTTGTCGTCGCCCGCGTTCCGATCGAACTCGCGGGATCGGCCTATGGTCTTTTGGCTTTGGCGAAAACCGTGCTGCTGGGAGGTCTGCTTGCTGTGGCAGCCCAAAACCGCTGGCGCTTGGTGCCGAAGCTCGTTGCCGACACGGCCGCGCGCGTGCACTTCGTGCGAAACATGCGCATCGACATCCTATTGGCAGCGGCCCTGCTTGGCGTCACGGCCCTGCTGAGCCACACCCCGCCGCCGAGCCATAGTGCGCTACACGCGCACGCACCCTCGGCCGGCCGATCGGTTGCCCTTATGCGCGAGGGCCATCAACTGACCGTCGTGGTCGAGGGTGCGACGATCGATCTCTATCTCGCAGCACCCGACCTTTCGGCCTTCGACCCGCTCGAGACGATTCTGGCGATTTCGCAGCCCGGCCTTGGCATCGAAACGTTGAAGCTGCCGCTGCAGCACCGCGCGCCCGGCCACTACCAGGCGCGCTTGAGCGGCATCGCCGCGCGCGGCAAATGGCAGCTGCGTGTCGAAGCGCTCGTGACGGATTTCAAGAAGATCCTGTTCGAAACCGAAATCGATCTCGGATCAGCGTCCAGCTAG
- a CDS encoding aspartate carbamoyltransferase catalytic subunit: MSQSAFPVGRLRLRHLLGIEGLSAEEITLLLDLSESYVEQNRARGGKSSLLRGRTIINLFFENSTRTRTSFELAGKRLGGDVVNMSAEVSSIKKGETLMDTAVTMNAMLPDVLIVRHPDSGAVKLLSEKVDCAVINAGDGTHEHPTQALLDALAIRRHKKRLQGLLVAICGDILHSRVARSNIHLLATMGARVRVVGPPTLMPTAIARMGVEVFHDMRKGLEGVDIVMMLRLQTERMQGNFVPSVREYFRHYGLDYEKLSVAKPDALIMHPGPMNRGVEIDSEVADDVDRSLIREQVEMGVAVRMACLDLLTRNLVSNTGGAT, from the coding sequence ATGTCTCAAAGTGCATTTCCCGTCGGCCGACTGCGTCTGCGCCATCTCTTGGGCATCGAAGGCCTATCTGCCGAGGAAATCACGCTCCTTCTCGACCTCTCCGAATCCTACGTCGAACAGAACCGCGCGCGCGGCGGCAAAAGCAGCCTGCTGCGCGGTCGCACCATCATCAATCTGTTCTTCGAGAATTCCACGCGCACGCGCACTTCATTCGAGCTTGCGGGCAAGCGCCTGGGCGGCGACGTTGTGAACATGTCGGCCGAAGTTTCGTCCATCAAAAAGGGTGAGACCCTGATGGACACGGCCGTCACAATGAACGCAATGCTGCCCGACGTGCTGATCGTGCGCCATCCGGACTCTGGGGCCGTCAAGCTCCTGTCGGAGAAAGTGGACTGCGCGGTCATCAACGCGGGCGACGGCACGCACGAACACCCGACCCAAGCGCTGCTCGACGCGCTCGCCATCCGCCGCCACAAGAAGCGCCTGCAGGGGCTGCTCGTGGCGATCTGCGGCGATATTCTGCACAGCCGCGTGGCGCGCTCGAATATCCATCTTCTGGCCACGATGGGGGCACGCGTGCGCGTCGTCGGCCCGCCGACCTTGATGCCGACGGCGATCGCACGCATGGGCGTGGAAGTGTTCCACGACATGCGCAAAGGCCTTGAAGGCGTTGACATCGTGATGATGCTGCGCCTGCAGACCGAGCGCATGCAGGGCAATTTCGTGCCGTCGGTACGCGAGTATTTCCGCCATTACGGCCTCGACTACGAAAAGCTCAGCGTGGCCAAGCCCGACGCGCTGATCATGCATCCGGGCCCGATGAACCGGGGCGTCGAAATCGACAGCGAAGTCGCCGACGACGTCGACCGCTCGCTCATTCGCGAACAGGTCGAGATGGGTGTCGCCGTGCGCATGGCGTGCCTCGATCTGCTCACGCGCAATCTCGTTTCCAACACCGGCGGTGCGACGTGA
- a CDS encoding dihydroorotase — MRYPDGVVPAKTPGGRGGPPVAYVNARLLDPASNLDALGGMVVRNGQVAEIGAHLAAAGALAAAGPAGIETIDCGGMCLAPGLVDMRVQLREPGEEHKETISTASEAAAVGGITTMVALPNTRPAIDDAALVESVARLARETSLVRVHTYAAVTRGLNGKEMTEFGLLAAAGALGFTDATHAVADPQLLRRALSYARTFGKAIIQHPEEPILSRGAMNEGELSTRLGIPGSPAMAEIIQIERDIRIAELTGGRLHFSNVTTAQGLAAIRNAKARGLAITCDTAPHYFALNEMALSDYRTFAKVSPPLRSEDDRRAVIEALKDGTIDAIASDHSPHDQDSKRLPLAQAAFGTVGLETLLPIVLELVHNKQLGLLEALAKITSAPAALLGLKEGRLAKGLAADFVVFDPAAPWKIEAKRLQSKSKNSAFDDRLVQGRVLRTVAAGIPIHIAS; from the coding sequence GTGAGATATCCCGACGGCGTTGTGCCGGCCAAAACGCCGGGCGGACGCGGCGGCCCGCCAGTCGCCTACGTGAATGCGCGCCTCCTCGATCCGGCCTCGAATCTCGACGCCCTGGGCGGCATGGTTGTTCGCAACGGCCAGGTCGCGGAAATTGGCGCCCATTTGGCGGCCGCAGGCGCTCTGGCCGCCGCCGGCCCCGCAGGCATCGAAACGATCGATTGCGGCGGCATGTGCCTTGCCCCCGGCCTCGTCGATATGCGCGTGCAACTGCGCGAACCCGGCGAGGAGCACAAAGAAACGATTTCGACCGCGAGCGAAGCGGCGGCTGTGGGCGGCATCACGACGATGGTCGCGCTGCCGAACACGCGACCCGCGATCGACGATGCGGCCCTGGTCGAATCGGTCGCACGCCTCGCGCGCGAAACGAGCCTCGTGCGCGTACATACTTACGCGGCCGTCACGCGCGGCCTCAACGGCAAGGAAATGACCGAGTTCGGCCTGCTCGCAGCCGCCGGCGCTTTGGGCTTTACCGACGCCACGCACGCCGTCGCCGATCCGCAATTGCTACGCCGTGCCCTTTCCTATGCGCGCACGTTCGGGAAAGCGATCATCCAGCATCCCGAAGAACCGATCCTGTCGCGCGGCGCGATGAACGAGGGCGAGTTGTCGACTCGCCTCGGCATTCCAGGCTCGCCCGCGATGGCCGAGATCATCCAGATCGAGCGCGACATCCGCATTGCCGAACTCACCGGCGGGCGCCTGCATTTCTCGAACGTCACGACCGCCCAAGGCCTTGCCGCGATCCGCAACGCCAAAGCGCGCGGCCTTGCGATCACGTGCGACACCGCCCCGCATTATTTTGCGCTCAACGAGATGGCGCTCAGCGACTACCGCACGTTTGCGAAAGTCTCCCCGCCCCTGCGCAGCGAAGACGACCGCCGTGCTGTGATCGAAGCCCTCAAGGACGGCACGATCGACGCGATCGCGTCCGACCATTCACCGCACGACCAGGATTCCAAACGCCTGCCGCTCGCCCAAGCCGCGTTCGGCACGGTCGGGCTCGAGACGCTGCTGCCGATCGTGCTCGAGCTAGTGCACAACAAGCAGCTCGGCCTGCTCGAAGCGCTCGCGAAGATCACGAGTGCGCCCGCCGCCTTGCTCGGGCTCAAGGAGGGGCGCCTTGCAAAAGGTCTTGCCGCCGACTTCGTCGTGTTCGACCCGGCAGCCCCTTGGAAGATCGAAGCCAAGCGCCTGCAGTCCAAATCCAAGAACTCCGCGTTCGACGACCGGCTCGTACAAGGGCGCGTGCTGCGCACGGTCGCCGCCGGCATTCCCATCCATATCGCAAGCTAG
- the plsY gene encoding glycerol-3-phosphate 1-O-acyltransferase PlsY encodes MALAWPYLGTALVAGYLLGSVPFGLVLTRAAGLGDIRKIGSGNIGATNVLRTGNKALALATLVLDSGKGAIAVLILRAIWGPDTALVAGFGALLGHLFPVWLGFKGGKGVATALGTLIAFSWPIGLAACATWALVAAVFRFSSLAALIAVAAAPVFAWYLPILWAPGQELGGDLQLAGFAAAMAILIWVKHKTNIARLLTGTEPKIGQKKAPPTEG; translated from the coding sequence TTGGCGCTGGCTTGGCCCTATCTGGGGACAGCCCTCGTTGCTGGCTATCTGCTGGGCTCCGTGCCCTTCGGCCTCGTGCTAACGCGTGCGGCAGGCCTTGGCGACATCCGCAAGATCGGCTCGGGCAATATCGGGGCCACCAACGTGCTGCGCACCGGCAACAAGGCGCTGGCCCTCGCAACCTTGGTGCTCGATTCCGGCAAGGGTGCGATTGCGGTCCTGATCTTGCGCGCGATCTGGGGACCCGATACGGCGCTGGTCGCCGGCTTCGGCGCACTGCTCGGGCATCTGTTTCCGGTGTGGCTCGGCTTCAAAGGCGGCAAGGGTGTGGCAACTGCGCTGGGAACCCTGATCGCGTTCTCTTGGCCGATCGGGCTTGCGGCCTGTGCCACTTGGGCGCTCGTGGCGGCCGTGTTTCGCTTCTCCTCGCTTGCAGCGTTGATCGCGGTCGCGGCAGCGCCCGTGTTCGCCTGGTATCTGCCGATCCTGTGGGCGCCGGGCCAGGAGTTGGGCGGCGACCTGCAATTGGCCGGCTTTGCCGCCGCGATGGCGATCCTCATTTGGGTCAAACACAAAACCAACATTGCGCGGCTGCTGACCGGAACCGAACCGAAAATCGGCCAGAAGAAGGCGCCGCCGACCGAGGGTTGA
- the dprA gene encoding DNA-processing protein DprA, protein MSASNLTDDERCQWLRLIRTENVGPIAFGQLLSRYGSAAAALAAIPDLARRAGKRSIRVATLAEAQAEIAALAKLDGQFVAKGEPDYPPLLAEIEDAPPLLALRGFAHVWKRPCIAIVGARNASLNGQRFARDLAQTLGEAGLTVVSGLARGIDTSAHAGALATGTVAVMAGGIDHIYPAENKELYGRIAAQGAVVSEIRFGEVPQARHFPRRNRIVSGMCRGTLVVEAALRSGSLITARLAGDQGREVFAVPGSPLDPRARGANELLRQGATLVETAQDVLDVFSRLHLESPKFSPEKPPASNYKITEKEISDARDSIYQALAPSPTLVDEIVRECQLSAPVVLAALLELELAGLVDRHPGGRVSRRV, encoded by the coding sequence ATGTCAGCAAGCAACCTTACCGACGACGAGCGCTGCCAATGGTTGCGCCTGATCCGCACAGAGAATGTCGGCCCCATCGCGTTCGGCCAATTGCTGAGCCGCTACGGCAGTGCTGCGGCGGCCCTTGCCGCCATTCCGGATCTCGCGCGGCGGGCCGGCAAACGCAGCATCCGCGTCGCGACGCTTGCCGAAGCCCAAGCCGAAATCGCCGCCTTGGCGAAACTCGATGGCCAATTTGTCGCCAAGGGCGAGCCCGACTATCCCCCGCTACTGGCCGAGATCGAAGATGCACCGCCGCTGCTGGCATTGCGCGGCTTTGCGCATGTCTGGAAGCGCCCGTGCATCGCCATCGTGGGCGCGCGCAACGCGTCGCTGAACGGCCAGCGCTTTGCGCGCGACTTGGCGCAAACGCTCGGTGAGGCCGGGCTCACGGTCGTCTCGGGCCTTGCGCGCGGCATCGATACATCGGCCCATGCGGGGGCGCTGGCAACCGGTACAGTTGCGGTCATGGCCGGCGGCATCGACCATATCTACCCGGCCGAAAACAAGGAACTCTATGGGCGGATTGCGGCCCAAGGGGCGGTCGTTTCGGAGATCCGCTTTGGCGAAGTTCCGCAAGCCCGCCACTTCCCGCGCCGCAACAGGATCGTCTCGGGCATGTGCCGCGGCACCTTGGTCGTCGAGGCGGCGTTGCGCTCGGGCTCGCTGATCACGGCACGCCTCGCGGGCGATCAGGGCCGCGAGGTTTTTGCCGTACCCGGCTCGCCGCTCGACCCCCGCGCGCGCGGTGCGAACGAGTTGCTGCGCCAGGGGGCAACGCTCGTCGAAACAGCCCAGGACGTGCTGGATGTCTTCAGTCGTTTGCACCTGGAATCGCCCAAGTTTTCACCTGAGAAACCGCCAGCAAGCAATTATAAAATAACGGAAAAGGAAATCTCCGACGCGCGCGATTCGATCTACCAAGCCCTGGCCCCATCGCCGACGTTAGTTGACGAAATCGTGCGCGAGTGCCAATTGTCCGCCCCCGTCGTCCTGGCCGCCTTGCTCGAATTGGAGCTTGCCGGCCTCGTCGACAGACATCCGGGCGGCCGGGTTTCGCGTCGGGTTTAG